The following proteins come from a genomic window of Micavibrio aeruginosavorus EPB:
- a CDS encoding DUF2336 domain-containing protein, with amino-acid sequence MFAFIRKLLLKNDKTHTLPASAPRNDARYEIEKQKARSGSLDERMAIARNPETHPEILYYLAQTDPSDDVRHAVAENHSTPLQASLLIARDSSADVRLALAERLVRLLPNLSHEEQAALYAHAVQTLGLLALDEVLKIRKALSATLKDKAYAPPSVVSTLARDVERTVAEPILRFCAAVPDDVLIDILKMHPEGWASEAIAGRDSISGDVSVAVIEHGSTEAGKTLIENKGADIGPSLLQKIIDRARDLPEWQRSLADHRTLPPEMAEKLAEFANESVRLILVRSGKFDRRTTEEVATAFKRRLGYAANQSDDKIVDASADEPDRRGSPDGNSVKSEEEQYAYASRMAREGRLDEDMLSDALAMQDYDFIYAAISIMGRVTLADVRRVFALRAPKPIVALSWKAGLSMRMALRLQQDIGRVPPRQLLYPKGGTDYPMDEDELRWQLEFLGLEAA; translated from the coding sequence ATGTTTGCATTCATACGTAAGCTTTTGTTAAAGAACGACAAAACACATACTCTGCCGGCGTCTGCCCCGCGGAACGATGCGCGTTACGAAATTGAAAAGCAAAAAGCCCGATCCGGGTCGTTGGATGAACGGATGGCCATTGCCAGAAACCCGGAAACGCATCCTGAAATTCTCTATTATCTGGCCCAGACCGATCCGTCCGATGACGTGCGTCATGCCGTGGCCGAAAACCATTCAACCCCCTTGCAAGCCAGTTTGTTGATCGCGCGCGACTCCAGTGCGGATGTCCGGCTGGCTCTGGCCGAACGTCTGGTCCGTCTTCTGCCCAACCTGAGTCATGAGGAGCAGGCGGCGCTTTACGCGCACGCGGTTCAGACTCTCGGTCTGCTCGCGCTGGACGAAGTTCTGAAAATTCGTAAGGCGCTGTCGGCGACGCTGAAGGACAAAGCCTATGCCCCGCCATCCGTCGTTTCGACTCTGGCACGGGACGTGGAACGAACCGTGGCGGAACCGATCTTGCGGTTTTGTGCGGCCGTTCCGGACGACGTCTTGATCGATATTCTGAAAATGCATCCGGAGGGCTGGGCGTCCGAGGCGATCGCCGGACGTGACAGCATCAGCGGCGATGTGTCCGTTGCTGTGATCGAACACGGGAGTACGGAGGCCGGAAAAACCCTGATCGAAAACAAGGGCGCGGACATTGGCCCCAGCCTGCTGCAAAAGATTATTGATCGGGCCCGCGACTTGCCGGAATGGCAACGGTCGTTGGCCGACCACCGCACATTACCACCCGAGATGGCGGAGAAGCTGGCGGAATTTGCCAATGAATCCGTTCGTCTGATTCTGGTCCGCAGCGGCAAGTTTGACCGCCGCACGACGGAGGAGGTGGCCACGGCCTTTAAACGCCGCCTTGGCTACGCCGCCAACCAGTCGGATGATAAAATTGTCGATGCTTCCGCCGATGAACCGGACCGGCGCGGATCACCGGACGGCAACTCGGTGAAGTCCGAAGAAGAACAATATGCCTATGCGTCCCGCATGGCCCGCGAAGGGCGCCTGGACGAAGATATGCTGTCCGATGCGCTGGCGATGCAGGATTATGATTTTATCTATGCCGCGATCAGCATCATGGGCCGGGTGACGCTGGCCGATGTGCGCCGCGTTTTCGCCCTGCGCGCACCCAAGCCCATTGTCGCCCTGTCGTGGAAGGCGGGGTTGAGCATGCGCATGGCTCTCCGCCTGCAGCAGGATATTGGCCGCGTCCCGCCGCGCCAATTGCTGTACCCCAAAGGGGGGACCGATTATCCGATGGATGAAGACGAGTTGCGCTGGCAACTGGAATTCCTTGGGCTGGAAGCGGCCTAA
- the zapE gene encoding cell division protein ZapE: protein MRHAMVHDPVNLLKRYQSRIAQDGFQSDPYQERAIQSLQILANAVLSRTDRRGWFGIKRKAAPVRGLYLYGPVGRGKSMVMDLFFASLPDDVKKRRVHFHDFMIGVHDFMHNRRLAASGKADNDVRDSALLAFADDLARHVRVLCFDEFHVSNVADAMILGRLFAALFDQGVAVVMTSNRAPDDLYKGGLQRDRFLLFIDLLKNRMEILPLSGPVDYRLQYLESSGVYFSPLGSAAHEWADQIFAHLTDGVDAHPDVLEVRGRTVPVTQTARGVARFTFSELCEHPLGAEDYITIARTYHTILLEGVAKLGYDRRNEAVRLMTLVDALYDAGTRLIITADAPVDRLYHGHDHAFEFQRTVSRLTEMQSTEWFARTAQSVSEWHKNDTVRTDGRV, encoded by the coding sequence GTGCGGCACGCCATGGTGCATGATCCGGTCAATCTGCTGAAGCGGTATCAATCGCGTATTGCGCAGGACGGGTTCCAATCCGACCCGTATCAGGAACGAGCCATCCAATCCCTGCAAATTCTGGCGAATGCCGTGTTGTCCCGTACCGACCGGCGGGGTTGGTTCGGGATAAAGCGCAAGGCTGCGCCGGTCCGCGGGCTGTATTTATACGGTCCAGTCGGGCGGGGGAAATCCATGGTGATGGATTTATTCTTTGCCAGCCTGCCGGACGACGTCAAAAAACGCCGGGTTCATTTCCATGATTTCATGATTGGCGTGCATGATTTTATGCATAATCGCCGCTTGGCCGCATCGGGCAAGGCGGATAATGATGTGCGCGATTCCGCCCTGCTGGCCTTTGCCGATGATCTGGCCAGGCATGTGCGGGTTTTGTGTTTTGATGAATTCCATGTCAGCAATGTCGCCGATGCGATGATCCTGGGGCGGTTGTTTGCGGCCTTGTTTGATCAGGGTGTGGCCGTGGTTATGACCAGCAACAGGGCCCCGGATGATTTGTACAAGGGCGGGCTGCAGCGCGATCGGTTCTTGCTGTTTATCGACCTTCTGAAAAATCGGATGGAGATTTTGCCCCTGTCGGGCCCGGTTGATTACCGGCTGCAATATCTGGAATCGAGTGGGGTATATTTTTCGCCACTGGGGTCCGCGGCCCATGAATGGGCCGACCAGATTTTTGCCCACCTGACCGATGGTGTTGATGCGCACCCGGATGTGCTGGAGGTCCGGGGGCGGACCGTGCCCGTCACGCAAACCGCCCGTGGGGTTGCCCGGTTCACTTTTTCCGAATTGTGCGAACACCCGTTGGGGGCAGAGGATTACATCACCATCGCCCGGACCTATCACACCATCCTGCTGGAGGGGGTGGCGAAATTGGGGTATGATCGTCGGAACGAAGCCGTGCGTCTGATGACGTTGGTGGATGCGCTGTATGATGCCGGAACACGGTTGATCATCACGGCGGATGCGCCGGTGGATCGTCTTTATCACGGGCATGATCATGCGTTTGAATTCCAACGCACGGTCAGCCGCCTGACTGAGATGCAAAGCACGGAATGGTTTGCCCGTACTGCCCAATCGGTCAGTGAATGGCATAAAAACGATACGGTGCGGACTGACGGGCGCGTTTGA
- a CDS encoding helix-turn-helix domain-containing protein encodes MGHVHIHKDVDHSSLPPDLVKRKFNCAGRLSNDVYATGFERVRAKAGMMPEQAATAMGIKAEHYMALEQGSIRPGRKTIEDFCAALRCHPLDLQDEKAHSPLPRVMVEILHDLAKNTAANRSDRRRAVDRLRMEHECAAWMMDAHGDTGLHVLKIAEGAVDMSAMMGAVEGDVRRWMRADDPRGLMDMALDRYIFALDDMVGDQYALINHCKAVCNENYDELLSFGLTLYGSNNFLTALNRMWATSHEHGFDHVRRVVNDVPDMFGPMHERLFTAGSVTIDGVRMGVRKAINRMLDHAETHIKMCDAVNGKTGIFDRIQSLKSQKDDILAWRGSLKTQTLLAWCENYRRIDVGALDAVDRALGRNRSIAPKTQP; translated from the coding sequence GTGGGACACGTTCATATTCACAAAGATGTCGATCATTCGTCGCTTCCGCCGGATCTGGTGAAGCGTAAATTCAATTGCGCTGGGCGATTGTCAAACGATGTCTATGCCACCGGATTTGAACGGGTGCGGGCAAAGGCCGGCATGATGCCGGAACAGGCCGCGACGGCGATGGGTATAAAGGCCGAACACTATATGGCGCTGGAGCAGGGCAGCATCCGCCCCGGGCGTAAAACGATTGAAGATTTTTGCGCCGCCTTGCGCTGTCATCCACTGGATCTTCAGGATGAGAAGGCTCATTCCCCCTTACCGCGTGTCATGGTCGAAATCTTACACGATCTGGCTAAGAACACCGCGGCCAACCGCTCGGATCGTCGTCGCGCCGTAGATCGATTGCGCATGGAACATGAATGCGCCGCTTGGATGATGGATGCCCACGGTGATACGGGGTTGCATGTGTTGAAGATTGCCGAAGGTGCGGTTGATATGTCGGCCATGATGGGGGCGGTTGAGGGCGATGTGCGCCGCTGGATGCGCGCCGATGATCCACGCGGATTGATGGATATGGCGCTGGACCGTTATATTTTTGCGCTGGATGACATGGTGGGCGATCAATATGCTCTGATCAATCATTGCAAGGCCGTGTGCAACGAAAATTATGACGAGCTGTTGTCGTTTGGCCTGACGCTGTATGGGTCGAATAATTTTTTAACGGCTTTAAATCGTATGTGGGCCACAAGCCATGAGCACGGATTTGATCATGTCCGCCGTGTGGTCAATGATGTACCGGATATGTTTGGACCGATGCATGAACGTCTTTTCACGGCTGGTTCTGTAACGATTGATGGTGTGCGAATGGGTGTGCGTAAGGCTATTAATCGCATGCTGGATCACGCGGAAACGCATATAAAAATGTGCGATGCTGTGAATGGAAAAACGGGGATTTTTGATCGCATTCAATCCCTGAAAAGCCAGAAAGACGATATTCTTGCATGGCGTGGGTCATTAAAAACGCAAACCCTGTTGGCGTGGTGCGAAAATTATCGCCGTATTGATGTCGGTGCATTGGATGCCGTGGATCGGGCGCTGGGTCGAAACAGATCAATCGCGCCAAAGACTCAACCGTAA
- a CDS encoding coiled-coil domain-containing protein, whose product MAESGQTPNQTNAVYDVERGTYRRIFNESTTTIGMKGAEADRALFDTAPLQSARRAMELDNNAAEQAQAIQDEISSPMDAAAIDDLATQTADIKDIQATPSPQGPALNNNVAAGANTAEKQTVEIEALSPIFEAQAKTPDARTIAAENVMDAVYESQHGHKGLRELNAMETLAERMGTTGPVNNSVRGGQAQAEQKEKERAAQAIRYSQYIRQLEENVRQNQLAVEQAQKRLDEANERVAQAEREVEEAEQNVQVAEQRVERLSEEVVVLDQKIAENAEQRAILEAEGEQLNGQIEVLKEQEANTQQEINQIDAQMTVLDGQMAANDAMVETNQQILEENLEKLNTAKEEQMAVATDNSEVFRRLNAMEANAPRDPENGDKLFVNEQGQIVNQNGDVKDIAKDDLENANALTSFERYSNLKEKSGDNLGKFIDKTVEIDDAKTQAEQAQNTVNEKTAENEQLNERRVSLEELRGYYEEGMVGIRQEIGSLKADLAKNQTELQNVVNAGEVLAQEKLKKVEELGIAKDDLAQAKADLLEKQGNLTAAQQEQLDAIKDLEQAQKDLAESQQKLENANNSADAQIGQMNDYQAWLENTDTREQILSQQINRTQILDKTPESLRTYVSTSMDNTKRLIDERYGVAPEREMVASTGNDTATSRVGTSAAKSDIDPGMDMNSAFAAAASPNQPAAATPQLPGADMDMTEQTRRAALNGQSMSMGMA is encoded by the coding sequence GTGGCAGAATCAGGCCAAACACCGAACCAAACCAACGCTGTATATGATGTCGAACGCGGCACCTATCGCCGCATCTTCAATGAATCGACCACGACAATCGGCATGAAGGGTGCCGAGGCTGATCGTGCGTTGTTCGACACCGCCCCCCTGCAATCAGCGCGTCGCGCGATGGAGCTGGATAATAATGCCGCCGAACAGGCGCAAGCGATTCAGGATGAAATCAGCAGCCCGATGGATGCGGCCGCAATTGATGACCTGGCCACCCAGACGGCCGACATAAAAGACATTCAAGCCACACCGTCGCCGCAAGGCCCCGCCCTGAATAATAATGTGGCGGCCGGTGCCAACACCGCGGAAAAACAAACGGTTGAAATCGAAGCGCTCAGCCCGATTTTTGAAGCGCAGGCCAAAACGCCGGATGCTCGCACCATCGCCGCCGAAAACGTGATGGATGCCGTTTATGAATCACAGCACGGGCACAAGGGGTTGCGCGAATTAAACGCCATGGAAACGCTGGCCGAACGCATGGGCACGACCGGCCCCGTCAACAACAGCGTCCGCGGCGGGCAAGCCCAGGCCGAGCAAAAAGAGAAAGAACGCGCCGCACAGGCGATTCGCTACAGCCAATATATTCGTCAGCTGGAAGAAAACGTTCGTCAGAACCAACTGGCTGTTGAACAAGCCCAAAAACGCTTGGATGAAGCCAACGAACGTGTCGCGCAGGCAGAACGCGAAGTAGAAGAAGCCGAACAAAATGTCCAAGTGGCAGAACAGCGCGTCGAACGCCTGAGCGAAGAGGTTGTTGTTCTGGATCAAAAGATCGCGGAGAACGCGGAACAGCGCGCAATCCTGGAGGCCGAGGGCGAACAGCTGAACGGCCAGATTGAGGTTCTGAAAGAGCAGGAAGCCAACACCCAACAAGAAATCAACCAGATCGACGCACAAATGACCGTGTTAGACGGTCAGATGGCCGCGAACGATGCCATGGTTGAAACCAACCAGCAGATCCTGGAAGAAAATCTGGAAAAATTGAATACGGCCAAAGAAGAGCAGATGGCCGTTGCGACCGATAACTCCGAGGTCTTCCGCCGCCTGAACGCGATGGAAGCCAACGCACCGCGCGACCCGGAAAATGGCGACAAGCTGTTCGTCAACGAACAAGGCCAGATCGTCAACCAAAACGGCGATGTCAAAGACATCGCCAAGGATGATCTCGAAAACGCAAACGCCCTGACCTCTTTCGAACGCTACAGCAACCTGAAAGAAAAAAGCGGCGACAACCTTGGCAAGTTCATCGACAAAACCGTCGAAATTGACGACGCCAAAACGCAAGCCGAACAAGCGCAAAATACCGTCAATGAAAAAACAGCAGAAAATGAGCAACTGAACGAACGCCGTGTCAGCCTTGAAGAACTGCGCGGTTACTACGAAGAAGGCATGGTTGGCATTCGTCAGGAAATTGGCAGTTTGAAAGCCGACCTTGCGAAAAACCAAACAGAATTGCAAAACGTTGTTAACGCTGGGGAAGTCCTTGCTCAGGAGAAACTGAAGAAAGTTGAAGAGCTGGGAATTGCAAAAGACGACCTGGCCCAAGCCAAGGCCGATCTGCTCGAAAAACAGGGCAACCTGACCGCCGCGCAACAGGAACAACTGGATGCGATTAAAGATTTGGAACAAGCGCAAAAAGATCTGGCCGAGTCCCAGCAAAAACTGGAAAACGCCAACAACAGCGCCGATGCCCAAATTGGCCAAATGAATGATTATCAAGCCTGGCTTGAAAACACCGACACACGTGAACAGATTTTGAGCCAGCAAATCAACCGCACGCAAATTCTGGATAAAACGCCGGAATCCCTGCGCACCTATGTCTCGACCTCCATGGACAACACCAAGCGTCTGATCGACGAACGCTATGGCGTCGCGCCGGAACGTGAAATGGTGGCATCGACCGGCAACGATACCGCGACCAGCCGCGTGGGCACATCCGCTGCGAAATCGGACATTGATCCGGGTATGGATATGAACAGTGCTTTTGCCGCCGCTGCCAGCCCGAACCAACCGGCCGCCGCGACGCCGCAACTGCCGGGCGCGGATATGGACATGACCGAACAGACCCGCCGCGCGGCCCTGAACGGCCAAAGCATGAGCATGGGGATGGCGTGA
- a CDS encoding lysozyme family protein produces the protein MVVDTTQNTAQPAPVQNGVDPRKLAQGGPQAAPAMGYGQLGFLQQVLAQILMYFMSFLDPENGGQTGLNKLFAGVMGMDDTQYRGWRNDVKAHGGEWESRTDFSKTDFSKARAIALNPPENLLDLIATGEHSRKNNETGQSYNTAFGNRHVNFTGMTVNEVLAWQNNDPGNSAAGRYQIIEKTLRGLKSEMGLSGNEKFDQDMQDKMAGVLMERRGLSKFLNGDMSESQFMRNMSMEWASLPKDMAGKSYYHGDGLNKAHVPPQAVVAVLRAEREQQVANNLTRETGSAANKYDPDGAVKVSAQPVSLAFAKPAQGIDAAQDQTPDPQRPAPVIPALAIQ, from the coding sequence ATGGTGGTAGATACAACACAAAACACAGCCCAACCCGCCCCCGTACAAAACGGGGTTGATCCGCGCAAGCTGGCGCAAGGCGGGCCGCAAGCCGCCCCGGCCATGGGGTATGGCCAGCTCGGATTCCTGCAACAGGTTCTGGCCCAAATCCTGATGTATTTCATGTCATTCCTGGACCCCGAAAACGGCGGCCAAACCGGGCTGAACAAATTGTTCGCCGGCGTCATGGGTATGGATGACACCCAGTATCGCGGCTGGCGCAATGATGTGAAGGCGCATGGCGGCGAATGGGAAAGCCGCACCGATTTCAGCAAGACAGATTTCAGCAAGGCCCGTGCCATTGCGCTCAACCCGCCGGAAAACCTCTTGGACCTGATCGCCACGGGCGAGCACAGCCGGAAAAATAACGAAACCGGCCAATCCTACAACACCGCCTTTGGCAACCGCCATGTCAACTTCACCGGCATGACCGTGAACGAGGTTCTGGCCTGGCAAAACAATGACCCGGGCAACTCGGCTGCGGGCCGTTACCAGATTATCGAGAAAACCCTGCGCGGCCTGAAAAGTGAAATGGGCCTGAGCGGGAATGAAAAATTCGATCAGGACATGCAGGATAAAATGGCTGGTGTTCTGATGGAACGCCGCGGCCTGAGCAAATTCCTGAACGGTGACATGAGCGAAAGCCAATTCATGCGCAATATGTCCATGGAATGGGCATCCTTGCCAAAAGATATGGCTGGGAAAAGCTATTACCATGGCGATGGACTGAACAAGGCCCACGTACCGCCGCAAGCTGTTGTCGCCGTCTTGCGCGCCGAACGGGAACAGCAAGTGGCCAATAACCTGACCCGCGAGACGGGCAGCGCCGCCAACAAATACGACCCGGATGGCGCCGTGAAGGTGTCTGCGCAACCCGTCAGCCTGGCCTTCGCCAAACCGGCCCAAGGCATCGACGCCGCACAGGATCAAACACCCGATCCGCAACGCCCAGCCCCGGTTATTCCGGCCCTCGCTATTCAATAG
- the mdh gene encoding malate dehydrogenase, with translation MARNKIALVGAGQIGGTLALLAGMKELGDIAIVDIAEGVPQGKALDIAEAAPVEGFDAKYSGSNDYEVIKDADVVIVTAGVPRKPGMSRDDLIGINTGVINTVGANIKKYAPNAFVIVITNPLDVMVEVMQRASGLPANKVVGMAGVLDSARFRHFLAEEFKVSVEDVNAFVLGGHGDTMVPLVRYSSVAGIPLPDLVKMGWTTQEKLDAIVQRTRDGGAEIVNLLKTGSAFYAPASSAIAMAESYLKDKRRVLPCAARLDGQYGVKGLYIGVPVVIGKNGVEKIVEIELNAEEQSMFDHSVSAVKSLVAAMEKAA, from the coding sequence ATGGCACGGAATAAAATCGCCCTGGTGGGTGCAGGACAAATCGGCGGTACGCTGGCCTTGCTGGCGGGCATGAAAGAACTGGGCGATATCGCCATCGTCGACATTGCCGAAGGTGTGCCGCAGGGCAAGGCTCTGGACATTGCAGAAGCCGCCCCGGTCGAAGGGTTCGACGCGAAATATTCCGGTTCCAACGATTACGAAGTGATCAAGGATGCCGACGTTGTGATCGTGACGGCCGGCGTACCGCGTAAACCGGGGATGAGCCGTGACGATCTGATCGGCATCAACACCGGTGTGATCAACACGGTTGGCGCGAACATCAAAAAATATGCACCGAACGCATTTGTTATCGTCATCACCAACCCGCTGGATGTAATGGTTGAAGTGATGCAACGCGCAAGCGGTCTGCCGGCGAACAAAGTCGTTGGCATGGCTGGCGTTCTGGACTCCGCACGCTTCCGTCACTTCCTGGCCGAAGAATTCAAAGTGTCGGTTGAGGACGTCAACGCTTTCGTTCTGGGTGGGCACGGCGACACGATGGTTCCGCTGGTGCGTTATTCCAGCGTGGCCGGTATTCCGCTGCCTGACCTGGTGAAAATGGGTTGGACGACGCAAGAGAAACTGGACGCAATCGTTCAGCGCACGCGTGATGGCGGTGCCGAAATCGTCAACCTGCTGAAAACCGGTTCCGCGTTCTATGCCCCGGCGTCCAGCGCGATTGCCATGGCGGAAAGCTATCTGAAAGACAAACGCCGCGTTCTGCCGTGTGCGGCCCGTCTGGATGGTCAGTATGGCGTGAAAGGTCTGTATATCGGCGTGCCGGTTGTGATTGGCAAAAACGGTGTTGAGAAGATCGTTGAGATCGAATTGAACGCCGAAGAGCAATCCATGTTCGATCATTCCGTAAGCGCGGTGAAAAGCTTGGTTGCCGCCATGGAAAAAGCGGCTTAA